A region of Betta splendens chromosome 13, fBetSpl5.4, whole genome shotgun sequence DNA encodes the following proteins:
- the LOC121202698 gene encoding uncharacterized protein LOC121202698 isoform X1 has translation MKMIFRILLLISFISCIFGSLVVNVTQTHYQAEQNHSITLEWTFTPKPDVSITSVYIFCQLVTDLRVSVLFHLHGGVEVSESQDQQFSGRVQFDRDELREGRIRLQVSRLRTDDSGRYYCNIRTSDGWNMDVCRLNVTAAVDQHKAQTTVSPEPANRGRTGLYAALVLFVCVLLFCFSIVLSKLNLWKTDVSVFDQEVSYTHKNTVGEQNILNCASTSAFTPIENLSSGLRLQDVS, from the exons atgaagatgatcttcaggatcctgctgctcatcagcttcatctcatGCATCTTTG GATCATTAGTAGTGAATGTGACCCAGACCCACTatcaggcagagcagaaccacagcatcacactggaGTGGACCTTCACACCCAAACCTGACGTGTCCATCACCTCAGTTTACATCTTCTGTCAGCTGGTGACTGATCTCAGAGTCTCAGTCCTGTTTCATCTCCATGGAGGTGTTGAGGTCTCAGAGTCTCAGGATCAACAGTTTTCAGGACGAGTCCAGTTTGACAGAGACGAGCTCAGAGAAGGACGGATCAGACTCCAAGTGTCCAGACTCAGGACTGATGACTCAGGACGCTATTACTGTAacatcagaacatcagatgGTTGGAACATGGACGTATGTCGACTCAACGTCACTG cagctgttgatcAGCACAAAGCTCAAACAACAGTAAGTCCAGAACCAGCGAACCGGGGAAGAACAGGTCTTTACGCTGCATTggtgctgtttgtctgtgttctactgttctgtttttccattgtcctatcaaaactaaacctcTGGAAGACAGATGTTTCTGTCTTTGATCAAGAAGTTTcatatacacacaaaaacactgttgGTGAACAGAACATTTTGAACTGTGCTTCAACATCAGCATTTACACCCATAGAAAACTTATCCTCAGGCTTAAGGCTACAAGACGTTTCATAA
- the LOC121202698 gene encoding uncharacterized protein LOC121202698 isoform X2, with protein sequence MKMIFRILLLISFISCIFGSLVVNVTQTHYQAEQNHSITLEWTFTPKPDVSITSVYIFCQLVTDLRVSVLFHLHGGVEVSESQDQQFSGRVQFDRDELREGRIRLQVSRLRTDDSGRYYCNIRTSDGWNMDVCRLNVTAVDQHKAQTTVSPEPANRGRTGLYAALVLFVCVLLFCFSIVLSKLNLWKTDVSVFDQEVSYTHKNTVGEQNILNCASTSAFTPIENLSSGLRLQDVS encoded by the exons atgaagatgatcttcaggatcctgctgctcatcagcttcatctcatGCATCTTTG GATCATTAGTAGTGAATGTGACCCAGACCCACTatcaggcagagcagaaccacagcatcacactggaGTGGACCTTCACACCCAAACCTGACGTGTCCATCACCTCAGTTTACATCTTCTGTCAGCTGGTGACTGATCTCAGAGTCTCAGTCCTGTTTCATCTCCATGGAGGTGTTGAGGTCTCAGAGTCTCAGGATCAACAGTTTTCAGGACGAGTCCAGTTTGACAGAGACGAGCTCAGAGAAGGACGGATCAGACTCCAAGTGTCCAGACTCAGGACTGATGACTCAGGACGCTATTACTGTAacatcagaacatcagatgGTTGGAACATGGACGTATGTCGACTCAACGTCACTG ctgttgatcAGCACAAAGCTCAAACAACAGTAAGTCCAGAACCAGCGAACCGGGGAAGAACAGGTCTTTACGCTGCATTggtgctgtttgtctgtgttctactgttctgtttttccattgtcctatcaaaactaaacctcTGGAAGACAGATGTTTCTGTCTTTGATCAAGAAGTTTcatatacacacaaaaacactgttgGTGAACAGAACATTTTGAACTGTGCTTCAACATCAGCATTTACACCCATAGAAAACTTATCCTCAGGCTTAAGGCTACAAGACGTTTCATAA
- the LOC121202698 gene encoding uncharacterized protein LOC121202698 isoform X4, which translates to MKMIFRILLLISFISCIFGSLVVNVTQTHYQAEQNHSITLEWTFTPKPDVSITSVYIFCQLVTDLRVSVLFHLHGGVEVSESQDQQFSGRVQFDRDELREGRIRLQVSRLRTDDSGRYYCNIRTSDGWNMDVCRLNVTET; encoded by the exons atgaagatgatcttcaggatcctgctgctcatcagcttcatctcatGCATCTTTG GATCATTAGTAGTGAATGTGACCCAGACCCACTatcaggcagagcagaaccacagcatcacactggaGTGGACCTTCACACCCAAACCTGACGTGTCCATCACCTCAGTTTACATCTTCTGTCAGCTGGTGACTGATCTCAGAGTCTCAGTCCTGTTTCATCTCCATGGAGGTGTTGAGGTCTCAGAGTCTCAGGATCAACAGTTTTCAGGACGAGTCCAGTTTGACAGAGACGAGCTCAGAGAAGGACGGATCAGACTCCAAGTGTCCAGACTCAGGACTGATGACTCAGGACGCTATTACTGTAacatcagaacatcagatgGTTGGAACATGGACGTATGTCGACTCAACGTCACTG aaacatag
- the LOC121202698 gene encoding uncharacterized protein LOC121202698 isoform X3, which yields MKMIFRILLLISFISCIFGSLVVNVTQTHYQAEQNHSITLEWTFTPKPDVSITSVYIFCQLVTDLRVSVLFHLHGGVEVSESQDQQFSGRVQFDRDELREGRIRLQVSRLRTDDSGRYYCNIRTSDGWNMDVCRLNVTGELVQCYC from the exons atgaagatgatcttcaggatcctgctgctcatcagcttcatctcatGCATCTTTG GATCATTAGTAGTGAATGTGACCCAGACCCACTatcaggcagagcagaaccacagcatcacactggaGTGGACCTTCACACCCAAACCTGACGTGTCCATCACCTCAGTTTACATCTTCTGTCAGCTGGTGACTGATCTCAGAGTCTCAGTCCTGTTTCATCTCCATGGAGGTGTTGAGGTCTCAGAGTCTCAGGATCAACAGTTTTCAGGACGAGTCCAGTTTGACAGAGACGAGCTCAGAGAAGGACGGATCAGACTCCAAGTGTCCAGACTCAGGACTGATGACTCAGGACGCTATTACTGTAacatcagaacatcagatgGTTGGAACATGGACGTATGTCGACTCAACGTCACTGGTGAGTTGGTCCAATGTTACTGTTGA
- the LOC114867660 gene encoding uncharacterized protein LOC114867660 isoform X1, with protein sequence MKMIFRILLLISFISCFSGSLLVNVTQTHYQAEQNHSITLEWTFTPKPDVSITSVYIFCQLVTDLRVSVLFHLHEGVEVSKSQDQQFSGRVQFDRDELREGRLRLQVSRLRTDDSGRYDCDIRTSDGWNTDVCRLNVTAAVDQHKAQTTVSPEPENWRRIGLYVALVLTAAALFVCVLLFSFFLCPNRIKLIRTKLHKVASKTRKRPYTSIKLQVTNFTNK encoded by the exons atgaagatgatcttcaggatcctgctgctcatcagcttcatctcatGCTTCTCTG GATCTTTATTAGTGAATGTGACCCAGACCCACTatcaggcagagcagaaccacagcatcacactggaGTGGACCTTCACACCCAAACCTGACGTGTCCATCACCTCAGTTTACATCTTCTGTCAGCTGGTGACTGATCTCAGAGTCTCAGTCCTGTTTCATCTCCATGAAGGTGTTGAGGTCTCAAAGTCTCAGGATCAACAGTTTTCAGGACGAGTCCAGTTTGACAGAGACGAGCTCAGAGAAGGACGCCTCAGACTCCAAGTGTCCAGACTCAGGACTGATGACTCAGGACGCTATGACTGtgacatcagaacatcagatgGTTGGAACACGGACGTATGTCGACTCAACGTCACTG cagctgttgatcAGCACAAAGCTCAGACAACAGTgagtccagaaccagagaacTGGAGGAGAATAGGCCTTTATGTTGCGTTggtgctgacagcagcagctctgtttgtctgtgttctaCTGTTCTCATTTTTTCTATGTCCTAACAGAATTAAACTTATCAGAACTAAACTTCATAAGGTTGCTTCAAAAACCAGAAAAAGACCCTACACTTCCATCAAGTTACAAGttaccaatttcactaataaatga
- the LOC114867660 gene encoding uncharacterized protein LOC114867660 isoform X2, translating into MKMIFRILLLISFISCFSGSLLVNVTQTHYQAEQNHSITLEWTFTPKPDVSITSVYIFCQLVTDLRVSVLFHLHEGVEVSKSQDQQFSGRVQFDRDELREGRLRLQVSRLRTDDSGRYDCDIRTSDGWNTDVCRLNVTAVDQHKAQTTVSPEPENWRRIGLYVALVLTAAALFVCVLLFSFFLCPNRIKLIRTKLHKVASKTRKRPYTSIKLQVTNFTNK; encoded by the exons atgaagatgatcttcaggatcctgctgctcatcagcttcatctcatGCTTCTCTG GATCTTTATTAGTGAATGTGACCCAGACCCACTatcaggcagagcagaaccacagcatcacactggaGTGGACCTTCACACCCAAACCTGACGTGTCCATCACCTCAGTTTACATCTTCTGTCAGCTGGTGACTGATCTCAGAGTCTCAGTCCTGTTTCATCTCCATGAAGGTGTTGAGGTCTCAAAGTCTCAGGATCAACAGTTTTCAGGACGAGTCCAGTTTGACAGAGACGAGCTCAGAGAAGGACGCCTCAGACTCCAAGTGTCCAGACTCAGGACTGATGACTCAGGACGCTATGACTGtgacatcagaacatcagatgGTTGGAACACGGACGTATGTCGACTCAACGTCACTG ctgttgatcAGCACAAAGCTCAGACAACAGTgagtccagaaccagagaacTGGAGGAGAATAGGCCTTTATGTTGCGTTggtgctgacagcagcagctctgtttgtctgtgttctaCTGTTCTCATTTTTTCTATGTCCTAACAGAATTAAACTTATCAGAACTAAACTTCATAAGGTTGCTTCAAAAACCAGAAAAAGACCCTACACTTCCATCAAGTTACAAGttaccaatttcactaataaatga